Below is a window of Agathobacter rectalis ATCC 33656 DNA.
ATAGGAATCCTTATTGAGAAGTCATTCCAGCCTGGCAGAAGAAAAATCAACGAGCAGGGCTATGAGGTTTACTCACTTGCACGTATCAAGTACATGGATGAGTATCAGATAGATTTTATTGAAGAAAATTAAAATAAGATTTAATATTTAAGATCAATACATATTATACGCAAAATCCACTACTCTATTTACAGATTTATGAGTCTGTCAATGAGTAGTGGATTTTTATTATTGTTAAAGTATATGTTTTATGCTAAACTGCCGGATTATGCTCCGAAATCGAAAAGTGAAAGCTGGTTTGACTCCGGCAGTGAACCAAGCAGTCCCAAATCTGACATGAGGTCTACGGCTGTTCGCGATACATGAGTTCTCTCCCTGAAATCATCCTTTGAGAGGAATGGTCCGTCTTTTGCCGCTTCCGAAATATAAATAGCGGCATTGTCGCCCAGTCCGTCAATGCTGTTTATGGCCGGCATGAGCTTACCGTCAATTATCTGGAAACGGTTAGGGTGAGCCCTGTATATATCAAGAGGCATGAAATCAAAGCCTCTGGCATACATCTCCTGTACGATACGCATGTCCTTAAATACATCCTGCTCCTTGTTTGACAGCGTGTCTTTTCTTTTCTTATAGTCCTTCATGTAGTTTTCGAGTCGGTCCTTTCCCTGACACATAAGCTCATATGAAAAGCCTGTGGCACGGATTGAAAAGTATGCTGCGTAGTATGCAAGCGGATAGAAAACCTTACAGTATGCGATTCTCCATGCCATCATAACGTATGCCGCAGCATGGGCCTTAGGGAACATGTACTTGATTTTCTCGCATGACCAGATATACCAGTCAGGCACACCGTGTGCTTTCATATCCTCCTTCCACTGTGGCCACTGAGGGCATTTGCCCTTGGCAATAATGCCCTTTCGAACTTTCTCCATGATGTTGAAGGCTTCCTCAGATTCAAGTCCCATGGAAATCAGATATGTCATAATATCATCTCTGGTACAGATACAGGTTGAAATGGTAGCTGTGCCTTCCTCGATAAGAGTCTGTGCATTGCCAAGCCATACGTCGGTACCGTGTGATAATCCGGCGATACGAATGAGGTCAGAAAACTCCTTTGGCTTTGTATCAAGGAGCATGCCCATGGCAAAATCGGTACCAAACTCCGGTATACCTAAAGCTCCAAGCGGACATCCATCGATATCCTCAGGCTCTATGCCCAAAGCGGAGGTGTTCTGAAACAGTGACATGACAGCTTTGTCGTCAAGCGGAATCTTTGTCGGGTCAACACCTGTCAGATCCTGCAGCATACGAATCATGGTAGGATCATCGTGTCCAAGTATATCGAGCTTTAACAGGTTGTGGTCGATTGAATGGTAGTCAAAATGCGTTGTCGTGATGTCAACGGTCATATCATTCGCAGGATGCTGTACAGGAGTAAAGGTATTAATCTCCTCACCCATCGGCAGCACGACTATACCACCCGGATGCTGTCCCGTAGTACGTCGAACACCAACGCAGCCCTGCACTATCCTGTCTATCTCGCAGTTTCGCTTTCTGACACCGCGCTCCTCATAATAGTTTTTAATGTATCCAAATGCGGTTTTGTCAGCAAGTGTACCTATGGTTCCGGCTTTAAAGGTCTGGCCCTCTCCGAAAATAACCTCGGTATATTTGTGTGCCTTTGACTGGTACTCACCGGAGAAGTTCAGATCGATATCCGGCTCCTTGTTTCCCTTGAAACCGAGGAAGGTCTCAAACGGAATATCAAAGCCCTCCTTACTTAAAGGTCTGCCGCACTTTGGACAGAGCTTATCCGGCATATCACAGCCACCACGGCCTGAAAATGCCTGTACCTCTGGTGAATCAAAATCACTGTATTTGCAGTGTGTACACAAATAGTGAGCATGCAGCGGATTAACCTCTGTGATACCTGACATGGTTGCGACAAATGAGCTTCCTACGGAGCCTCGCGAGCCAACCAGGTAGCCGTCCTCATTTGATTTCCACACAAGCTTCTGTGCGATGATGTACATTACGGCATAGCCGTTTGAAATAATAGAGTTGAGCTCTCTGTCAAGACGCTCCTTAACTATCGGCGGCAGCGGATCTCCGTACATCCTGTTTGCCTTGTTATAGCAGATTTCACGAAGCATGCCGTCAGAGTTTTCGATAACCGGCGGACATTTATCAGGTCTGACCGGTGAGATACGCTCACACATGTCTGCTATCTTATTGGTATTGGTGATGACTACCTCCTCAGCCTTTTTGCTTCCGAGATATTCAAACTCCTTTAGCATTTCCTCTGTGGTCCTTAAGTAAAGCGGAGCCTGCTCATCTGCATCCTTAAAGCCCTTACCGGCCATGATAATACGACGGTATATCTCGTCCTCGGGATTTAAGAAATGTACGTCACAGGTTGCAACAACCAGCTTTCCAAATTCCTCTCCAAGCTTTACGATTCGCTTATTTATATCAATAAGGTCATCGTTTGAAGCAATATCGGAATCCTCGTCACGTATCATAAATGCGTTGTTGCCAAGAGGCTGTATCTCCAGGTAATCATAGAAATTCACAAGTCTTGTGATTTCCTCCTGTGGTCTTCCGTTTAAAATAGCCCTGTAAAGCTCTCCTGCCTCACAGGCTGAGCCTATTAAAAGCCCATCACGATACTTGTTAAACTCTGATTTTGGTATTCTCGGTCTCTTATTATAATACTTGATGTGTGACAGCGAGATAAGCCTGTAGAGATTGGTACGCCCCTGGTCACAGGTTGCAAGAATGATGGCATGGTATGTAGGCATCTTCCTTATCATCTCAACAGATGATTTTGCCAGGGCATTTACCTCATCTAAGCTTGATATGCCCCTGTCCTTTAGCTTTTCTATGAATTTGACAAATATCTCTGCAGTACATGCGGCATCATCCACCGCTCTGTGATGATGGTCAAGCGAGATGTTTAGAGCCTTGGCCACTGTATCCAGCTTAAATCTGTTTAGCTGTGGCAGAAGTACTCTCGCAAGAGCCACCGTGTCCACTATAGTAGGATTACACTCCATGCCAAGTAGCGCGCAGTTTCGCTTTATAAAGCTCATATCAAAGTCAGCGTTGTGAGCGACCATGATACAGTCCTTGCAAAACTCCATAAACTGTGGCAGTATGACATCCACTGTTGGCGATGTGATAACCATGTCATCCCTTATCGAGGTGAGCTCCTCAATCCTGAACGGAATAGGTACCTCAGGGTTTATAAATGTGGAATAGCGGTCTACAATCTCGCCACCGATGACCTTCACCGCACCTATTTCTATGATTTTATTCTTTTCCGGAGAAAAGCCTGTTGTCTCTATATCAAATACCACGTACTTGTCATCCAGCGACTGACCGGCTGCATTCTCCACAATATCCTTTGTATCATCGACCAGATATGCTTCCACACCGTAAATGACCTTGAATTTGTCATCCACAGTATGGTTAGCGTCAGGGAATGCCTGCACATCACCGTGGTCCGTAATAGCAATGGCCTTGTGTCCCCAGCGCATGGCACACTTCACAATATCCTTTACGTCAGACACGCCATCCATGTCACTCATCTTGGTGTGACAGTGAAGCTCAACACGTTTTTCAGCAGCAGTATCCTCCCTCTTTGAGGTAAAGTCAGGTATTTTTTTAAGCCCGACTATTGAACTTATTGACAAATCACTGTCATATTTATCTACAGTCACAACTCCCTTTGCCTTAACAAAGTTGCCCGGGGCAATATATGCAAGAATATCTGCTACGTCATCATTTCTGGCAAAGAGCTTGAGCATGATGGTGTCTGTGAAATCAGTGACCGCAAACATAATGATGGTCTTTTCGTTTCTGATTTCGCGGGATTCAACCGTAAGGATCTTGCCCTTTATTGTAACCTCACCGATAGGACCGTCAATCTTTTCAATAGCCATCTCCTCATCATCAAAGCTTCTTCCGTACACGATATCAGGGTCATTGTCATATTTACGTCTGAAATCTCCCTTGCGCTCAAATTTCTTTTCAAATTTCTTCTCAGGCTTTTTATCAGGGCCTGTCTTTGCTTCATTCTTCTTATTTGAAGCTTTAGGGAAATCTGATGTGCCACTCTTTTTTGTATCAGATGTATTTTCACTGCCTCCTACAAACATTGCACCGTCATCAACAGCCACTTTAGCATCTTCATCACCGACATCTTTTGCCATGGCAAATTTAGTGCGGGCGACAATATTTTGAACCTCCTGCTCAATCTGCTTGTCAGCATTCTGACGGTATTTGCTGATTTTTGGTTTTTCGTACTGCAGATTAACGATAAAATCCATCCCACAGCGCTCGCAGAACACCTTCTCAAGAAATTCTATGACCGTATTGCCTCTGGTCTTTGCGATTATTGTCTCCTCAAGTGTGACTGTGACATGTGTATCGTCGGTAAAGCTCCACTTTGAGGTTCGCAGCAGATTGTACAAAAGTACACTGTGACTGTTTATTTCGTCAAGAATACTGTCAAAATAGACATCAAAAAGAGTCTTCGGTGTGTACTGCGAAGACAACTCGTAAGACTCTATAATTTTTACTGTAATATCTTTACTTTTAAATATCTGTTTTTTTATGCTTTCTTCTAGCTTCCAGATATTTTTTTTGAAAATAAGGCGTTTTGCTTTTACATATATTTTGTAAAAATCTCTTGCATGGTTTACGGAAATTCTGGTGACATCAGCATTCTCCAGCAGATTCTCCATATCCTTGTCCAGCTTAAGTGTAGGGAAAACTTCCTTAAATGTCTTTGTCAAAATTATTCACCCCAATGGTCAAGCTCATATTTCAATGCACCCAAAAGCTCGCTCTCAGGCACCTTTTTAAATACCTCACCGTGTTTTATGATAAGACCCTCGCCGATTCCTCCGGCCACGCCAAGATCTGCTTCCTTTGCTTCACCCGGTCCGTTTACCACACAGCCCATGACAGCAACCTTTATGTCAAGGTCATATCCTGAAACCATTGTCTCCACCTGATTTGCAAGCCCGATAAGATCTATCTGTGTGCGGCCGCAGGTAGGACATGAAACAACCTCTATGCCACCCTTTCTAAGCCCCAGAGTTCTTAAAATGAGCTTGGCAGACTTGATTTCCTCGAGAGGACTTCCTGTGAGAGACACACGTATTGTATCACCTATGCCCTGGCTTAGTATCAGTCCGAGTCCGATAGCAGACTTTATATTGCCGCTTATTATTGTGCCTGCCTCTGTGATACCCACATGGAGCGGATGATTGGTTTTATCTGAAATAAGCTCATGTGCTTTAACACACATCATGACATCTGATGATTTGATGCTTATGACAAGATTGTCATACCCCATATCCTCTATGAGCTTTACCTTGTCCAGAGCACTCTCCACAAGCCCCTCTGCTGTCACACCATGATATTTCTCTACCAGGTCTTTTTCAAGAGAGCCACTGTTTACACCGACGCGGATAGGAATATTTCTCTCCTTTGCTACATCCACGACAGCCTTTACCCTTTCAGCGCTTCCTATGTTGCCGGGATTGATTCGGATTTTGTCGGCTCCGTTTTCAATCGCAGCTATTGCAAGCTTGTAATCAAAGTGTATATCCGCAACAAGCGGTATGCTGATTTGTTTCTTAATCTCCTTAAGTGCCCTTGCAGCCTCCATCGTAGGCACAGCACATCGGATTATATCACAGCCTAAGTCTGTCAGCGCGTTTATCTGCGCAACTGTGTCAGCTACATTCTCAGTCTTTGTATTTGTCATTGACTGTATGAGAATCGGGTTTCCTCCACCGATTACTTTATTTCCGATTTTTACTATTTTTGTCTCCATGTGTATATCTCCAATCTGTTATAAAATCAGACTATTAGATTTCTGATATCATTGAACATGACAACAACCATCAGAAGAAGTAAAAGCACTATGCCAACGAGATGCACATAGCCCTCCTTCTCAGGGTCTACTCTCTTTCTTCTTATGGCTTCAACTATCAAAAATACAAGTCTGCCACCATCAAGTGCCGGCAGTGGCAGCAGGTTCATCACACCGAGGTTTGCAGAAATCAGCACGCCCCAGTTTAGCATATTTAGTATGCCAAGCCATACTCCGGACATAGAAACTGCCTGCTCATAGGTGTCTCCCATGTTCTTTACAATGCCTACGGGTCCGCTTAAGTTATTTACAGATGCAGCCCCTGTACAGAGCATTTTAAGCCCCTCTATTGTTGTATAGATGTTGTATTTCACCTCGTAGCAGCTATAAAGCAGCGCCTTTCCAAAGCCGGGCTTTGTACGCTTTCCCGACACGTTAAAGCCGTACAGATACCTCTTTGTTGTCTCGTCATATTTAGGCTTCAATGTGGTGGTATGCTTTTTGCCATCCCTAAGGTAGGTCACATCAACTGTTTCACCTTCGTGAAGCATCGAGTAGAGGCTTATCTCGCGGTAAAAGTGTATATTCGTATTGTTCAGCTTTACAATCTCATCACCGGCCTTGATACCGGCCTCCTCAGCCGCATAACCCTCAATAACACCTGCAAGCTTTGGACTGTCATAGCCTACAGAGCAGATGATAATGAGAGCAAAAATAAATGCCATGATAAAATTAAAAAACGGCCCTGCGAAAACAACGCTTATGCGCGCCCACACGGATTTGTTGTTGAACGCCCTGTCATCACCTGAGCTTTCATCCTCACCCTCCATGATACAGGCTCCGCCAAACGGAAGCAGCTTTATGGAGTATTTGGTCTCTCCACGCTGCACTCCAAAAAGAGTCGGTCCAAGTCCAAGACAAAATTCATTGACCTTTATGCCATTTGCTTTAGCAAGCCAGAAATGTCCGAGCTCGTGAAAAATTACTATGATGCTGAATAATATGATTGCAATAATAATACTAATAATGTTCAAAATTACCACCTTTTACTGATATAGTCATATGCGCACTGCTCTGTATCAAGTATCTCATCCACTGAAGGATTTTCAATAAATGATGCATTCTCCATACATGCCTCGATTATATCGATTATTTCCAGATATTTAATTTTTTTATTCAAAAACAGCGCCACTGCTCTCTCGTTTGCAGCATTGAAGGCCGTAGGAATATTACCTCCTGCCCTTGCAGCCTTCATGGCGAGAGCAAGCCCTTTAAAGGTATCAAGATCCGGTGCCTCAAAGGTCAGATCCTTAAGCTTAAAGAGATCAAGCCTGTCACCGGAAAGCGCAGGTCTGCTTGGATAATACAGTGCATACTGTATAGGTATACGCATATCAGGAGTACCAAGCTGTGCTATAACTGCTCCATCCGCATACTCAACAGCCGAGTGAATGACACTCTGAGGATGCACTACAACCTGAATCTGCGACAAATCGACATCAAAAAGCCATTTTGCCTCAATTACCTCAAGCCCCTTATTGACCATGGTTGATGAATCAATAGTGATTTTTTGACCCATTGACCAGTTAGGATGCTTTAGCGCGTCCTCCACCCTTATACCTTCAAGCTCAGAGAGCTTTCTGCCTCTGAACGGACCTCCGGATGCTGTCAGAAGAATTTTTTTAATCGGATTCATAGAATTTCCCTGCAGTGACTGGAAGATGGCACTGTGCTCACTGTCCACCGGAAGAATGGACACACCATACTCTTTCGCAAGCGGGATAATGATATGGCCCGCTGTAACGAGGGTCTCCTTATTTGCGAGTGCGATGGTCTTTTTTGCTTTGATGGCGGCAATTGTAGGACGAATGCCAAGCATACCGACAATTGCAGTTACAACTATATCGCAAGGCTCAATGGTGGCACATCTAATGAGACCGTCCATGCCATAGCCTACTTCGATATCAGTATCCGCAAGGCTTGTGCGAAGCTTTTTGGCATCGTTTTCATCACTTACACTGACAAACTGTGGCTTAAATTCCCTTGCCTGTTTCTCTATAAGGGAGAGATTTCTGCCACAGGAAAGTGCCACAACCTGCATATCGCCATGCTCTCTTATCACATCAAGTGTCTGTGTTCCGATAGAGCCGGTTGAACCAAGTATTGATATTTTTTTCATGATAATTCCTCGATTTATATTTTTCTCAGTGGTTCTGAATAGTTACCTTAGCTTTTTGTTTCAATGGTTCTTAAATGTTACTTTTTAACTTAAAAAGAAGCTAGCCAGATAATAAATGATTGGTGCTGTGATAATCATGCTGTCAAAGCGGTCTAAAATACCACCATGTCCGGGTATCAGATGTCCGTAATCCTTGATATCATAATTACGCTTTATGGCTGATGCACACAAATCTCCAACCATTGAAATAAGGCCTGCAACAGCAGCTATAACAGCAAGTATAGCAATCTCTGTGCCGTCTATATTCATATGATTTCTGAATATAAAGCAGTATAATGCTGTAAGAAGCGCACTGCCGAGTACACCACCTACTGCACCCTCTATAGACTTCTTTGGTGAAAGCTTTGGTGCCATTTTGTGCTTTCCAATCAGCACTCCGACGCAGTAGGCACATGTATCACAGCCCCAAGAGCATAAAAATACCAAGAAGGCAAGGTAAAGTCCGTTGTTGAGTGTACGTATCTGGTAGACATATGAAAGCATTGTTCCTACATAAAACATACCAAAAAAGGCTGCCATGAGCTGCTTTGCATCATATTTCGGGTATGACAGCACATACACGAACATCAGTACAATAAGAAAGCCCATGAAAAGCATCATTACATCAGGTATGAAGCTCCACCTTAAGTTGATGTAAAATAAAATCAAAGCAATATACGGTACAACCGATAAGAGCGATTTTTCAAATTTAAACACCCTGAAAAGCTCAAACATACCTATACACGAAATCAGAAGTGTTGAAAAAAGAAGCACCTCGTTTCCTGTTACTATAAGAAATATAGCGGCAATTACAAGAACTATACCACTAAGCAGTCTTGTCTTAAACATTATTTATCCTCCGTGTCGTTCGTTTCTTTTAATCCACCAAAGCGACGGTCTCTTTTATTATATGCATCTATAGCCTTTTTGAGTTCATTTTTATCAAATGCAGGCCACGGAACATCTGTAAAATAAAACTCAGCGTATGCAAGCTGCCAGAGCAGGTAGTTTGACAGGCGCTGCTCACCACTTGTGCGGATGAGTAAATCAGGATCCGGAAGCTCTCTTGTGTCAAGATATGATGAGAAGGTATCTGCATCTATATCGTCAGCTGAAAGCTTTCCATCATCATGGTCAGCTATCATATGCTTTACAGCACGTATCATCTCATCTCTACTTCCGTAATTAATTGCAATTGTCAGGTTAAGACCTGTATTTACTGATGAAACTTCTTCAAGGTTTCTTATTTTCTCCTGAAAATTCTCTGAAAGCCTGCTTATCTCACCAATTACGCGCACACGCATATTGTTTTTATTGGCAGTCTTTATGCAGTTTTTAAGATAGCTTTCAAGAAGCTTCATTAGTGCAGCGACTTCAGACTCAGGGCGGTTCCAGTTTTCAGTGGAAAAGGCGTAAAGTGTCAGATATTTAACGCCGAGGTCGTTTGCAGCCTTACATATATTCTCAACATTTTTGGCTCCTACTGTATGACCGTAGTTTCTTGGCATACCCTTACTTTTGGCCCAGCGGCCGTTTCCGTCCAGAATGATTGCTATATGTTCCGGAGTACTCATATTTTATTTCCTTTCATTTATGCATATTATATATTTACAATCATGACGCATCATTTATTTGCTGGTCACACAGTTAAGTGTGAACAGTAAAACCGGGAATAAGCAAATAAGGGACACGAATAACATGTCCCTTGTTTGTATACGTGATATAAATACTATACAGTAAGTATCTCTTTACATTTTGCGTCAACCGCAGCGTCAACCTTTGCGACAAACTTGTCGGTAAGCTTTTGAGCGTCATCCTCGAGGCCTTTAATCTCATCCTCTGAAATGCCTTCCTCTTTGCCGGTCTTCTTGATGCTGTCGATTGCATCCCTTCTGATATTGCGGACAGCAACCTTAGCTTCCTCGCCTTTTTTCTTGATGTCCTTTGCAAGATCTTTACGTCTCTCCTCTGTAAGCTCAGGGAAAACAAGTCTGATAAGCTTTCCGTCGTTTGTAGGATTAATTCCGATGTCAGAGCAGTTTATTGCTTTCTCAATCTCCTTAACCATAGAAGCCTCCCATGGCTGAATCTGAATCATTCTAGGCTCTGGAACACTTACATTGGCTACACTCTGAATTGGTGAAGGTGTGCCGTAATAATCTACACGAAGCTTGTCAAGAATATGTGGATTGGCTCTTCCTGCACGGATGCCTGCATACTCTTCCTCGAGATTATTTAATGTTTTTTCCATTTTATCCTGGAAAGGGTTTAATCTTGAATCCATATTATCCTCCTGATATGCATTATATGCAATTTACTATACAGTAACCTTTGTACCGTTAAATTTGCCTGTAAGAGCATTTACAATGCTGTTTTCCTCATTGAGTCCGAATACATACATAGGCATCTTGTTCTCAAGGCACATGATAGACGCTGTGAGGTCAACTACTGCGAGCTTCTTCTCAACAACCTCTTCGATTGAAAGCTCATCATACTTCTTTGCAGCAGGATTGGTCTTTGGATCACTGTCATATACTCCGTCAATTGCTTTGGCAAGGTAAATACCATCTGCCTCAATCTCAATTGCACGAAGCACCGTGGCTGTATCTGTTGAGAAATAAGGATGACCTGTACCACCTGCAAAGAAAACAACCATATCATGTGCGAAATACTTGTTTGCTCTGTCCTTAGAGAAAAGCTTTGTCATGTTGCCGCACTCAAACGGAGTAAGAACAGCTGTCTTCATTCCGACATATCTGAAAATCTCAGATACATAAATGCAGTTCATAACTGTAGCGAGCATACCAATCTGGTCAGCCTTTGTGCGGTCGATGGTCTCACTCGTTCTGCCTCTCCAGAAGTTTCCACCACCGATAACAATACCTACCTGTGTACCATTATCAACAATCTGTTTAACCTGTTTTGCAACCTCAATGACTGTAGCCTCATCAAAGCCGTGGTGCTTATCACCTGCAAGTGCTTCACCACTTAATTTTAGTAATATTCTACTCATATTTATTTACCCTCGAAAAGTCCCTGAACATCGATATCAGCGTATGTCTGAGAACAGAAGCCCTCGATAACGGCACCGTTGTTAATCTGTACTGAACGTGACTTGATATTACCCATGATAACTGCAGAAGTATCTACTACAACAGGTCCCTGAACATCTATATCGCCCTTTACAGCTCCTGCGATAACTGCTGAAGATGCTGAGATATTGCCGATGATAACAGATCCTGCACCTATCTTTACAGTTCCTGTTGAAACAATTTCACCCTCAACCTTAGCTACATCAGCGAAAAACTCTGATGAATTTGTGTTGCCGTTGACTGTTCCTGTAACAACAATCTTGCCGTTACACATTACATTTCCGTTGATGGTTCCCTGAATATCAAATGATCCTGATGACTGTAAATCTCCTGTGAGTACAGTACTTGCTGTGATGACTGATGTTTCGTCCTGTACATCTCCTGATAAAACGTTATTGTTTACTGGCTGTGTATTTACTGGCTGTGGTATATCATTCATTTGTGGTATCTGCTCCTCTTTTTGTGTATTGATTGTATGCTCTGCAAAATTTTCACTTGGAGTTGGTCTTGGTACAGTTGTCTCCTGTGGCTGCTCCTCGACATGCTCAAGTAATCCGTCGAGCTTTGAAAGCTCTGATGCAACGTCAACATTCTCTCCTATAGTATCAACTACAAGATTGTCAGCTGTCTGAGCCTTTGGCTCTACTTCTTTCTCAGGTACATCTCCGGGTACAAGCTCGTTTACAGCCTGAGAAAAATCATCCTTAAATTCTTTGAATAATCCCATGAATATTTCCTCCATTTATTATCTTATCCAACAGTATCTGATTTGATATATTGAACTTTATATGTATTATTATCAATCGGCAATATTTCGGCACCCTGCGCTTTTATACTTTCAACAAGCGGCTCAATAGCCTCTGCCGTGGTTGATCTGTTTGAATCATCATGTAATAACACAACTGAATTGTCATATTTGGCAATACCTGAGGTGACATTATTGACAATATCATCGACACTGCAATTGTCGGCCGTATCACCAGAATTGACATTCCAGTCAAAGTATGTGATATGCTTTGAATTGAGTATCTTTACAAGCTCAACCATGTCTACATTACTAATCTGGTTCATGCTGCCACCGGGAAAACGATAAATATCCGGTGCTATTCCAGTCAGATTGGTGATATAATCGGAAATCTGTGTCAGGTCATCGGTAAATGCCTCTGTTGATTCATAAATTTTACTGTATGAATTACTGTAGGAAGCCATCGCAATAGTGTGTCCGTCCTGCACTATGCGCTTATAAACATCATCATATTTACCGGAGGTATCTGCTGTGACAAAGAAGGTAGCCTTGACACCACAGTTGGCAAGGGCATCTAAAATGGCACCGGTGTTATCACCGGGAATACAATCAAAGGTAAGATATACCTTTCTTGTATCCCCATCATGATACACATTGTCTTTTGACTCAAGCTGTTTCACGACAGCCTGAGTTTTTGCGCCAGAGCTTTCTTCATCAGAAGCGATGTCACCATCATCAGACTCAGTACCGGTAACTGTGCTTGATATAGCTGTATTTAACTGAAGCTCAAGCTTGTATATTCTCGAATTCAGTTTGACAACCATGATGCCCAGTACAACTATGGCAAGTATAGATATTGCTATCCATATTGCTATAGTCATAATAATACCTGTCTTAATCCGGCTCACACGTTTGCGACGCTCCTGCTGCTGTCTGGCTAATTCATTATCCTTTGAGTCCATATGCGTCCCCCGTTATGATTGGTTTTGTTTCCTCTTAC
It encodes the following:
- a CDS encoding polymer-forming cytoskeletal protein → MGLFKEFKDDFSQAVNELVPGDVPEKEVEPKAQTADNLVVDTIGENVDVASELSKLDGLLEHVEEQPQETTVPRPTPSENFAEHTINTQKEEQIPQMNDIPQPVNTQPVNNNVLSGDVQDETSVITASTVLTGDLQSSGSFDIQGTINGNVMCNGKIVVTGTVNGNTNSSEFFADVAKVEGEIVSTGTVKIGAGSVIIGNISASSAVIAGAVKGDIDVQGPVVVDTSAVIMGNIKSRSVQINNGAVIEGFCSQTYADIDVQGLFEGK
- the pyrH gene encoding UMP kinase, producing MSRILLKLSGEALAGDKHHGFDEATVIEVAKQVKQIVDNGTQVGIVIGGGNFWRGRTSETIDRTKADQIGMLATVMNCIYVSEIFRYVGMKTAVLTPFECGNMTKLFSKDRANKYFAHDMVVFFAGGTGHPYFSTDTATVLRAIEIEADGIYLAKAIDGVYDSDPKTNPAAKKYDELSIEEVVEKKLAVVDLTASIMCLENKMPMYVFGLNEENSIVNALTGKFNGTKVTV
- a CDS encoding phosphatidate cytidylyltransferase is translated as MFKTRLLSGIVLVIAAIFLIVTGNEVLLFSTLLISCIGMFELFRVFKFEKSLLSVVPYIALILFYINLRWSFIPDVMMLFMGFLIVLMFVYVLSYPKYDAKQLMAAFFGMFYVGTMLSYVYQIRTLNNGLYLAFLVFLCSWGCDTCAYCVGVLIGKHKMAPKLSPKKSIEGAVGGVLGSALLTALYCFIFRNHMNIDGTEIAILAVIAAVAGLISMVGDLCASAIKRNYDIKDYGHLIPGHGGILDRFDSMIITAPIIYYLASFFLS
- the frr gene encoding ribosome recycling factor is translated as MDSRLNPFQDKMEKTLNNLEEEYAGIRAGRANPHILDKLRVDYYGTPSPIQSVANVSVPEPRMIQIQPWEASMVKEIEKAINCSDIGINPTNDGKLIRLVFPELTEERRKDLAKDIKKKGEEAKVAVRNIRRDAIDSIKKTGKEEGISEDEIKGLEDDAQKLTDKFVAKVDAAVDAKCKEILTV
- a CDS encoding polysaccharide deacetylase family protein, which codes for MDSKDNELARQQQERRKRVSRIKTGIIMTIAIWIAISILAIVVLGIMVVKLNSRIYKLELQLNTAISSTVTGTESDDGDIASDEESSGAKTQAVVKQLESKDNVYHDGDTRKVYLTFDCIPGDNTGAILDALANCGVKATFFVTADTSGKYDDVYKRIVQDGHTIAMASYSNSYSKIYESTEAFTDDLTQISDYITNLTGIAPDIYRFPGGSMNQISNVDMVELVKILNSKHITYFDWNVNSGDTADNCSVDDIVNNVTSGIAKYDNSVVLLHDDSNRSTTAEAIEPLVESIKAQGAEILPIDNNTYKVQYIKSDTVG
- a CDS encoding isoprenyl transferase; the encoded protein is MSTPEHIAIILDGNGRWAKSKGMPRNYGHTVGAKNVENICKAANDLGVKYLTLYAFSTENWNRPESEVAALMKLLESYLKNCIKTANKNNMRVRVIGEISRLSENFQEKIRNLEEVSSVNTGLNLTIAINYGSRDEMIRAVKHMIADHDDGKLSADDIDADTFSSYLDTRELPDPDLLIRTSGEQRLSNYLLWQLAYAEFYFTDVPWPAFDKNELKKAIDAYNKRDRRFGGLKETNDTEDK